TGCTAATATACTGTCTATATGGGGTTGAAATTCCTAATGAAAAATTTATCCCTTCTGGCATGCACTAGAGTATTCCTTTGCAATTTGTTAgttcagaagatgaagaagaagatagtTGGTCACAGAATGGTGTTTATTCTGTGGAATTTGATGACAAATTGTGCAAGTAACCATCTGCCATCAAGAGAACTTCATGATATGATGCAGTCTCATTGTGTTTAAAAGcctaactaaataaaaaatttatgaaagtcTCTTTATGTTTAAATCTTTCTAAATTTGATCTCAATATGAAGTCTGCACTTAGCAACCAGTCAAAAAGAGGTAGATGAATTGAGAAGATTTTGCTATACAAAATCTGATGCAAATAACACTTTACACACACATCAAGCATAGAGACATGAGTAACAAGGAACATAAAAGCGTACATTTTATCTATgcaatttaacatacaaaatCTCCTTTAGTCTTTTACATAGGCCTTCTCCATACAACTCCAGCAACCACAAGTGTAGAAAATCCAGAGTATGAACGGTGAGGTGTTTGATTAGGATATGAGAGAGATTCCAGCAGCAACCAAACTATCAGCCAAAAGCCTGTTAGCAGCCTCTGAGGGATGGAAACTATCCCAGAATACATACTCAGATGAATTGGCGCATGTTCCTATGGACTTCCTATTGCACAATATAGATGTCTCTATCAACCCTGTTCCACAACAAGCCTTCCTTGCTTCGAAAAATCCTGTGATATCACGATGCATGACACACATGGGAATAGATCAGATAAAACTTAGATGCAGATAAAACTGAGATCAGAATTAGAGTTTTGATTCAGTGGTGATCTATGTTGATGATCATTTGATGCTTCATGCAAACTTTTACTGAAAGCATCTAAGGAACtatatgtaaatttttaatctatttagATCTTGTACCATTTTCAGAAGGCTCGGTGACCAAATCATAGAGAGGTTGGTAGATATCAAAGACAACCAAATTGAGGCCTGGAAGCATATTTTGCAAGTTACGAGATGTGGTGTTTAGCTTTTCATTGAAGGTAATTGCATCACTGTTTAAACTGGCCACACATTCGTTGCTATTAAAACCAAAGAGAGTGATGGCTCCAGGTAAGCAACCTATTGGAGGCAATGATGTCACACCGATCCTCCTTGCTCCCAGTGCATGTAAACTCTGTTAAAGGCATGATTAGAAATGAAAATCATAATcagcaaaataaattaactttgcCTCTTCTTTTTGGAAAGTTTTATTATAGGACAACATGTCAAGGTTGAGAAATGCATACCTGGATGAAGTCTGAATAGAACCTCAAGAGGGTGTCTGAGAATTGATCAATTGTATAAAACTTGTTAAGCAAAGGATTTATGTAGTAGTTCTGAATGAAATCACTGGTTCCAGCACTGACAAGATATATAGCATCAGATATAATTGATGAAGCACTTGATTGTCCTGCTGCTTCCACCAATTTGTTCTGGCACTCCTTGTAGTATTCCAGCTGCTGGCGCAATGGAATTGCATTCTACATCCATGAAAACGCACAAAAGCACTTACCAATTGTATGATGTCaaacagagaagagagaaaagcaaTGAGATTAAGCCTAAAACTTCTAAAAACTTCTAAGAGTATTTACATATAGTTTGGCTGTGGGTTCATAGTAACCAGAAGCAGCTGAGGCAAAGTTAGCACCATTCAAGAGGTTATTTCCTTTGGTGTTCAAGTTAAGGTAAGCTGGGGGATAAGAGGTAAATCCAAGGACTTCAGCTGCAGTAAATGAATAGatgaaacatatattaaatCCAAGTTCAAAAACTGAGTGATAGAGCTTTAGGAATAAGATATTTAGCTAAATGGGAAttgaggaaaaagaaaaggtgcCTGTGAAGTCTGTGGCAAGCTTTCCATTGCAGAACCTTCCTGTTGGATAGTGATTCTCAAAGTCTCTTCCATAAGGAGGAAAGTTTGCTTTTATAACAGTAAATCTGTGATTATTATTGCCCACATCAACAACAGAGTCCCCAAATATGAACAATGCAGGTACCAGGGGCTGCCCATTGGTCACATTGAGCAACAAAGCAAGAAGAAAAGAAGCCAAGAAGGGCCTTGAATACCCCATACTTTTCAATTCCCCTTCAGCAAAGGCCTTCTTTTTGTTCATGCAAAAAGACACAACAGAAAAAGCAACTTTGAAGATGGGTTACCGTTTTGAGAACTGACAATCTAACTCTATTCGTTTGCTTTGAATCTGGTGCACACAGTGTAGCTGGTTTGTAAAGGCTGCATTTCCAAGAACTTCATTAATGCTCCAACTTAAGTAAAGGGTACTGAATA
The Vigna angularis cultivar LongXiaoDou No.4 chromosome 5, ASM1680809v1, whole genome shotgun sequence genome window above contains:
- the LOC108339668 gene encoding GDSL esterase/lipase At5g22810 isoform X2, producing the protein MLFSTLYLSWSINEVLGNAAFTNQLHCVHQIQSKRIELDCQFSKRFTVIKANFPPYGRDFENHYPTGRFCNGKLATDFTAEVLGFTSYPPAYLNLNTKGNNLLNGANFASAASGYYEPTAKLYNAIPLRQQLEYYKECQNKLVEAAGQSSASSIISDAIYLVSAGTSDFIQNYYINPLLNKFYTIDQFSDTLLRFYSDFIQSLHALGARRIGVTSLPPIGCLPGAITLFGFNSNECVASLNSDAITFNEKLNTTSRNLQNMLPGLNLVVFDIYQPLYDLVTEPSENGFFEARKACCGTGLIETSILCNRKSIGTCANSSEYVFWDSFHPSEAANRLLADSLVAAGISLIS
- the LOC108339668 gene encoding GDSL esterase/lipase At5g22810 isoform X1 produces the protein MNKKKAFAEGELKSMGYSRPFLASFLLALLLNVTNGQPLVPALFIFGDSVVDVGNNNHRFTVIKANFPPYGRDFENHYPTGRFCNGKLATDFTAEVLGFTSYPPAYLNLNTKGNNLLNGANFASAASGYYEPTAKLYNAIPLRQQLEYYKECQNKLVEAAGQSSASSIISDAIYLVSAGTSDFIQNYYINPLLNKFYTIDQFSDTLLRFYSDFIQSLHALGARRIGVTSLPPIGCLPGAITLFGFNSNECVASLNSDAITFNEKLNTTSRNLQNMLPGLNLVVFDIYQPLYDLVTEPSENGFFEARKACCGTGLIETSILCNRKSIGTCANSSEYVFWDSFHPSEAANRLLADSLVAAGISLIS